One Spinacia oleracea cultivar Varoflay chromosome 4, BTI_SOV_V1, whole genome shotgun sequence DNA segment encodes these proteins:
- the LOC130459171 gene encoding uncharacterized protein, which produces MCKWIIDRFDPDSSTLAINNVETVVAPKHVEYLLGFQDVGFDILEKELPGQWDEEFISFATKTSADLSTDVRRLEHTDKLFKQAFTMFFIAKFSPPYKRSRESVLHLIAHPHNVGPWNWAKFILENTLAAVAGFNAADRKTELGGYPLLLMIMQYTEERKAVITKKVTMGHDTKIEFLFVLVKGRCEGLRNSLN; this is translated from the exons ATGTGCAAATGGATCATAGACCGCTTTGATCCGGACAGTAGCACACTAGCTATCAACAATGTTGAAACAGTTGTGGCTCCAAAGCATGTAGAGTACCTACTTGGTTTCCAAGACGTTGGGTTTGATATCTTAGAGAAAGAACTTCCAGGTCAATGGGATGAAGAGTTCATTTCCTTTGCCACTAAGACCTCTGCCGACTTGTCCACCGATGTTAGGAGATTGGAACACACGGATAAGCTTTTCAAACAAGCTTTTACTatgttcttcattgcaaagttTTCTCCACCTTATAAAAGATCCAGAGAGAGTGTACTGCACCTTATTGCTCACCCACACAATGTTGGTCCCTGGAATTGGGCAAAGTTCATTCTTGAAAATACGTTGGCTGCAGTTGCAGGGTTTAATGCTGCTGATAGGAAAACTGAGTTGGGAGGGTACCCTCTATTATTGATG ATAATGCAGTATACCGAGGAAAGGAAGGCGGTGATCACCAAGAAAGTGACCATGGGCCATGATACAAAAATAGAGTTCTTGTTTGTTCTTGTCAAAGGCAGGTGTGAAGGGCTACGAAATAGTTTAAACTGA